The Anas acuta chromosome 7, bAnaAcu1.1, whole genome shotgun sequence DNA window CAGCAACACGTTACAGGTCACGGGCAAACAACCACAAAGAAAGGTGAACACTCACTGTGGGTGTAGCTTGTACAGCGTCCCGTCCACACCAACCGTAATCTCCAGGTGCTCTAATCCTCTGTTCTCCCGAATTTTATCTACAACTGCAGCCATGCCAGCCCCGCACAACTGAGCCGCTCGCTTGGACACTGCTCCACACACGGTCTTGACGATGATGCTGTCGTCGCAGGTGCTGTTgagccccagctgctggaggatggTTCGCACCTGAAGCAAAGCTAACCTGTcgctgcaggagcagaggaacACAGAGCTCAGTTCAAGGCCCTCCTCAGCTGAGCCACCAGCATGACCCCCACCACATCGAGAGCTGCAGCCACACTCCCAGGCCACGCAGCCGTCCTTGCTGCTGGTACAAGAGACCCCGGAGAATGCAAACGCACTCAGCACCACGCTGCTGCCAAATTcgggcagagcaggaggagagcacAAGCAAGCCAGAGGGGCtctgagcacagctctgcattgcttccctttctcttttcatacCAAGTGCAtttcaggaaattatttttaatgatggactttattgtttttttcccccccataaAGACTCAACAGATTTTAAGACAGTGTCTGAGCAACAAAGACACAAAAACATCCACTAAAGAAGTACGCATTCAGCTAGCATTCATTCAGTCCAACAACAACAGCTAGGCACTCACAACAGGCACAGGAAAACAGCCTGATTTCTGGTGCTTTAAAGAGCCTGCACAGGTACAGGCTCTCAATGAGACCAAAATCATCTCCGGAGCTCTGATCCATCCTCTCCAGCCATCAGTCCCCTCCAGCAGCATCACCAGGTGAGCAATACCACAGTATTTCACTCTGAACAGCCTCCTGTGCTCTCTTACCTCTCGATCTGTGAAAGGAACTTGGTTTCAAAGATATGCCTGGTCTTCAACGTCTCTGAAATCTGGCCTCTGAACAGGAACCCCCGCTTGGTGAAGTCGATCAGAATATTGCGGACTATTTCCCCCAGGTacatcccactgatcattttcTCATACCTGCAATGAaagacagcagcacagctcaggacACAGCTCATACTTGCAGAAGTGGCACTGCAGCTGCTTATTACCTAGATGTCCTGCCTGCACATGCTGGGGACATGAAATCTGCAAACTGATTTACACAGAATGGCCATTTATGAGGAGAATTGGGCAagaaaaagcagtggaaaaCCTTGCAAGGTTTTCAAACAACCCTTGTTTGCATCCTACAAACACCTCACATACTCCTCACTACCATTCTCCCCCAGGGTAGACCCCCAGGGTCTCTCCACAAGGTACAGGCACTGGGAGTGCAGAGTTTTTAAGGGAGTCCTGTGCTGAAAAACACCCTGtggaaatttgaaataaataaatgaacgtGAAGAGGTATGTTCAGCATGTTCCCAGGATCACTGACCTGTAAATGAGCGAGCCAGGGGACCAGGGTTGGTTTGTGCTTTTCAGTTAACTCCAGCACCTGGTTCCCAGCAGGGAAATAACAGCCCAAAAGCCACAGGGAGGAACCAGGGTGTTTTGAACCCCCTCTTGACCTCACTTTGCACACAGAACCCAAGTTTTCCGCTGGCAGGCTTGCCCCAGGCTAGAGAGAGGGATATTTTCCACCTGCAGGTCTCTTCCTGGCACACACTGAGGGGTGCTCAGCgctggcacggggcagccccaTGCTGAGAACAGGAGTCTGCTtcgcctccctcccctccagcacCATTCTGCTTTGAAAGGGGCATTCTGCAGTCCGTGACCGAGTTGTGCCCTCAGCAACGAGAGCTGAACACTTTCACATTTATTGAAAAGTTCATTCAGCCACGCATCCTTTATTTCACCTCCTGGAGCTCTGAGCAGGGTTTCTGCCCTGGCctgagctgagcacagcacaccAGCCACCTGGAAGCAAGCCACGCAGTCCATTTAATACCATGAGCTCTCTCGGGCTTGTACCCAGCAAGCGCCTTCCCTCTCAAGTGCCTAACTTCTTCTGGAATAAATTATTCCCCTTGGCAGCTTCCCCTTCTGCCTTTGGCTGCTTACTCCATGCCAACCCTGCCGCCACATCAGGCTTGCTCAGCGTCCGCCTCTCCGTGTCTGTTTGTGCCCTAAACCCTACAGAGCTTCCCAAGGGAGCTGCCAGCTTGCCTGCATCCCTCAGGCTTCCAGGCAGATTTGCTGGAGTCACACAGCTTTCTTAATAGCTTCACTGCCCTCATGtcaaagcagagaaattatgaaaaattgCAGTCTGGGCATGCAGCAGCCTCAGCCCAGGAGCGTTGTGCTGGGTCCATCTCCTTGTCAGCTCTTTCTTCGTGGGGGCAGGGAAGCACTTGCTCATACCAGAGCTGGGTTCCCAAAATGGGATCCATCCTCCAGGGCCAAGAAAGGCAGGTCCTCTACTGTGGCATGTCATCCAGAATATTGCCTGATGTCAGAGCTGGCTGCAACTGCTTTACAGTGACCAGCCCCGAGCTCCAACCATGCCTGCAGGTCGAGGCTGAGGATTTCAAGAGGCAGAGCCCTCGAACTAAGAGAACTCAGCTAAAAGAGATTAAACTGAGACCAAGAGCATAGGAATGACAAGCCTTCTTAAGCCTGTAAGTACAACATGGGATGAGAAAAAGGGTATTTTACTAGTTTAAATCCTCCTGAAGTTCTCACCAAAAACCCTGCTGCAAACAAGCTCTGGGCAGATGCTCAGTGGCCACAACAGCTCTGCCCACCCAAAAGGCTGGCAGAGGAATTTGGCTGTAGCTAAATGAACGGCTGCAAAACGGCCAGACAACGGTAAAGGCATCCATTGCCcatacagaagagaaagcagaaagagaagatCATGGATGTTTGTCCTTGGGGAAACTAGAAAACAAGAAGCAACCAGAGGCACAGAGGAGGGAAATCCCACAGGGCAGAAGGGCTGCATTCATTTTCCACTCTTAACCTCCTTTCTGAGAAGGGGACAAATTCAGTTCTCTCAAAAGCATTTGAGGCAGCCTGGCTTACTCTTAGCACAGCGTTTACCCCGCAGTACCTTTGCTTTCCAGCATTTAGTGAAAAGTCATCAACCGCTTTGTCATATATCGTCCTGATATCGTCCAGGCATCCATTATCCCCGAACGCTCCCCACTCCATGTTCACACACATCCGTCCTTGCTCACCATCCACCATCTCTATGTTTCTCATCTCTTCCATGTAGCAGGCATTGCTGCCAGTtcctgaaaagagaaaacagtgaaatttctgtgggttttgtactttttttttttttttttttttaacaaaacaacatTGGAGCAAGAACAACAGTCCTGACCAAGCCTTCTGGTGGATCTTGAAGGTGCCTTTTCTGAATGATGAGAAGTCAATTCCAAAagtcacaaaggaaaaacaaacaaacataaaaaaccACTTTGATAATCCTAAACTAAGGGAGGATATTAGTGCATTATAGGGAAGCTGTGGCACGCTGCCCAGCGCGGCTCAGAGGAGCAGAGGCTCATCCAGGCTGGCTGGGCTGAGGGTCCCATGTTGCGGGGGGACCAGCAGCATGGCATTTTCAGCACACTGACCTCCAAGTGCTTTTAAACCCAAAACCACAGCAAGCAGCCAGCTGAATTCTGAAGTTTCGGAAGATAGGAGTCATCTTCCACAAAGCCCACAGACCTTCAAAGTTCAGGGGAAAAACTGTTGAAGTGAACACCTCAGGAAGATTTGAGGCATCAGGCAAAGAAAAACCCAGGGATTTTGCTGGCTAATGGCAGGGCATTTTTtagttcttgtttgtttgtgttttttttttttatgatgcaCAAAATTCAACTGTTTCAACTTCCACATTGAGATGCTGCCATGTTTGACTCTGCTAAACAGGAACCCTAAGGATTGTGGTAATTACCAAGTGCTCCGTGGGCACTAAGTCTTAGGAAGCAAAGCTCTGTTAGCAAAGAGAGGCAGATTTGCTATTACCTGGGGCACAGAACTTCCTGAAGATGCCTAGGAAACTATCACGTGAGCCCTGCATCACAGGCTCTGCACAAATTATACTGGCAAGTGTGTTTTACTTTGTGATCTCTAGGTGATATATCGATACAGTCTGAGCAAAAGTCAGTCCTCCCACAGttctcccctgctgcagccaagcTGAGACTCAGCACAGGGTCTTGGGGAAAAGTCATCAGAGCGGCCAAGGCAATCCCAGCAGGAGAGAGGGAGTTGTTAAAGCCCTGGGGCTTTTGCTCTCCTTATCCCAGATGTCCCCAGGCCACCAAATGAGGTGGGGCTGCAGCAGTAGCATCCCAAGGACACACTGCCCTTCCTGCAGGGAACTCTCACCGAAAACATGGAGCTCACAGACACAGCTCCCTACCCACACTGTGCTGTGCTGACTCATCCTGGATGTTTTCCAACTGTCTGAAGGAGAAATTGGTGGCATTTCATTTTCCTACAAGTCACTTTGCAACTGAAAATGTTACTTAAGCTCACAGAAGCCTTgtccctttccttctctttctcaccTGGCAAAGCCCAGCAAACTCCTTTCCCTGGAGAGCTCTGGGAATTCACAGCACCCATGCCACAGGGACTGTCAAATCCCAGGCATGGGTTTTGCAAAGGCATCAGCAGTCACCTGTAgaattatttcagctgtttcaCTGCTGGGAAGGAATCTGTTAGTTGCTGCATTTTGTCTATCAGAGCTTTCCATTGCATGCTATTCAAGAACTGTGGCTGTGCATTACAAGTTTATTCTGAGAGACCACATGCTCAAGGCAAGCTGTGGGTCACCTGAACACCCAGGAAAATGCTTATGGGTTAAACTAACAAATACTCCAGGAGCTGATAAAACCAACTGAGCTCAAGTTTGCTCATTTCTGAAGGTATAGCTGTTAATCTCCAAATCTTTCACTTCTGGACACCCTAGCTGTATTTTTAGATAAGCACAGAGATGGCTCCATGAGAACACAGACAGGTGTCTGCAtgctgtttaatttaaaaaaaaaaaaaagtgccaacTGCAAAGCATTTCTAACACATACCCACAATGAGTCCAATTTCACAGTTTGGGTCTTCATAAGCACAAGTCATCATCGTGCCCACCGTATCATTCACCACAGCCACCACATCCAAGTCAAACTcctttggaagagaaaaataaaacagtgagaACTCTGGGTTTGGAGCCACCCCGAACACCAAAGGAGACACAAAAAGAACACAACAAAGGGTCGCTGTGAAAACACACTAAGAACAAATACATGTAGCTAGAAGTATTGGCCTGAATTTACCTCTGCAGAGATCAGAAGTTAGCGTACCAGCAGGTAGCTAAGGCTCCTTGCATGCTTTACCTACTACAGACtatggcagcagcagaaggcatcTTCCTGACTGTTCTCCATGGCTTAGGCATACTTAAGAATAGATCTTGCATATAAGTACACAGTAGAGACCTATTGCCATTCTGTATCAGAGCAGTGCAGTAGCAAATACAGCAACATTTGCTGATAAAATTCTGTTAAACTCCtcaggctgtttttcttcccttcctagAAAGTTTCAATTAAGCTGCTTAAGACTTTTTCAAGAACAAGAGCTGGGAGTGAGGAGGGAACTGTCAAATTCAGAAGcctctggggaagaaaaaaaaaaaaaagtgaagaaaaaatctcCAGCATGGCTCATTTTGAGTAGCAATTTCAGTTTGGTGCCTGACCTCTCCCATTTCTGCTGCATGCCCTCTAGACCATCCTACTATTGGATTGTGACTGGGCTACGTGCCAGCACCAGAGCCAGTACAGCCACAAGCCATCAGGGGCTGCTGCGTCTGGACCTGCAGCAAGACAAACACCTtctgtgcagggcaggaggccCAGCCCGTTTCCTCGAGGCACGCTAACCCCACAAGAGGGAGCCAGCCTGACCCATGAGGTCTGTAAACTGCAggggagaaagaaggggaaggaagaaaaataataataatcacctctcttcttttaattccttctcTAAGCAAATACACCACGTCTTCTCCCTCACAGTCTGTAGCCTTGAAGCCTTTTGTCCAGTTGAGGAGGATACcctaaaaagaaagcaaataggTTAACACTTTTCTTGATGCACTACAAAATGCCCCAAATCCTATAATCCTCTAAGGAACCATCATTGAATAATTGTATCTAATAACTTCCCTGAATGAACActtgaaatttaaaatgttttactgtgTGGTTATACAGAAgactttataaaaagaaatctcGCTCTATATAAATCTCTGGAATCTAAAACTAATCATGCTTAGTCTCCAGATTTCCAAGACAGAAACACTTGCTAATGAGTGAACCATTCTGCATCGtgcacaaagacagaaaataaaaacaaattttaaaaaaaaatgcaaaacatcagATACCATAGTTCAAGACTgggaaacttttttctttttgaaaatgcagcTCACTAAAAAGGCACATGACCAGGAGAAGCACTATTGCCCAAACTGTAGCAATGCAAcaaactcaaaaataaaaagtgtgaaAGAAAAGATATCTATCTACAAAGAAAATGCTAAATAGACATGATATTATTATCAGCTGCACAGATGGAGTTGGTGAAGATGCATGGCAGTGAAGGAGTTAAACAGGAGAGCCAAGAGAACAAGGGTACACTGACAGGGACATGTTATAGGCTCCCCCAGTTCCTGGTTCATCCACTCCATCCAGCAAAACCAGATCAGCCTGGGACCAGGcgctggcagcagggaaggacaGACCCAGCTTGTGCTTATCACTCACGAAAGCAGGGCAGTATCACAGTCCAGCAGGTTTATATGATTGGGAAAAAACACGTTACATTAAAAAGGGCCTATCACCACCACGGAAACTGTAAATGCTCTCATCCGTCACAGCCACGGACTAACCAGCACTTGCATTACTACCTTTAAAGGAGCTGTTTATAGGACAAGCTGTACTGGTCAGGGTCAGAGCATGAACCCTCCCCTCACACGACCTGCCTAGGTGTCGGGTAGGTGATATGAAGGCACAGAAATGCAACCTAGCATAAGcacaaaagcagatttaaaaaatactaacgGACTTACAGCATCTAGACTGGTCTGCTTGCAAGGGAAGGAAAACGTGAAGCCGAGAGGAAGCCGTGCACCTTTTATTCCCATGTAATCCAGGAAGTCAGAAATGCAGGTAACGATGTGATCAAACagctttaaagagaaaagtcaCGCGTTTGAAGCTGTACATTACACCGCTcttaaaaaagtatttaaaaagcagcagtgctgcagaagagAAGCACAGATACTCACCTCTTCTCCCGTTCCCTGCATCACCTCTATAGGAATTGCATAGATCTTGTTGTGCATTTCTACTGTTCTCCTTTTACCACTGCGAATTTTCACCAGCAAAACTCTAAAGTTTGTCCCTCCAAGGTCAAGTGCCAGAAAGTCACCGTTCTCTGTAATAGAAAACACGTGTGCATTTAAAGAATCCATCAGGTGAAGATATTAGGTGCTGCTCTAATTATTCcagactttttttgtgtgtgtggatttttgtttccttttgtgatGTTGctgttttgggttgtttttttttgtttgtttgtttttataaatcaaTGAGGGAAAGAGGACCCAACAGAACTGCtctttgttttcactgtgaGAAAGTTTCCCAGTTAGCTGACCACCACGAAACACAAAGAACTGCCCAGGTTGTGTGGGCAGGGTTCAGGTGCGTTTGGGTAGTTAGCCTAGCTGTGGTCTTATCCCCGTGGGCCACAGCTTGCTTGCATCCAGAAGCACTGGAATTGGGCTGGAGTGTCTGCCCTGCCCAGAGCTGGGATTTTTCTCCTTAGCACAGCTCTGGAGATCACACCAGATCAGCTCTGTACCTGTCCCATCCGGCGTGCTGCGGACGAAGGTGGGCAGCATCTTCACTTTGGCAGTCTCGTGACTCTTCTTCTTCAGGCCCGCTTCCATCTCCGTCCTCATCCTCTTCttcacctgcagcagctgctcgtGGGTGAGCTTGAACTCAGCCAGCGTCTCGTCGATCAGCCGGTGCTGCTCCGACAGCCGGTACGCCACCGCCGTCACCATCGCCGCCCCCTTCCCGCTGCCGCTCTCCGACAGCAGGAACCGCACGTCCGAGTCGGGCACCAGGCGCCGGGTGGTTTTGTGCAAGCGCCGAGCGTACCTGCAGGGAGAGGCTGCACGTCCACCGGTTGCCCTGcctcccccacagcccccaaaaCCTCACTGACTGACTGTGAGGTGAGCAAGGAGCCTCAGCAGCCTGAGCTACGGCCTCCCAAGCAGGGAAACTGCCAGGGAAGAGCAGCTCTTCTTCACTGCCTCTTTTCACCTAAATTCCTAAGAAAAGTCAGCAAAAAACAGGGCAGGGAACTCAGAGTCTCATGCCCTGAACCCAACCACGGATGGAAGAAATGCCCTGGCTCTGGCACTGCTCCGATCCCCTCTGAGGGTCCTCAGTCATCCTTTAGATGGTGTGGGAAAatgattcagaaataaaaactgccCATGTATGTTATCTTGACACACCCCAGACATGACCATCTAGAAAAGCTAGTCAAAATAGCATTCCTGGAAATGGTTTTTGCTTCCCAAATACTGTGTTTTTCCTTAATTAACGAACATggtttttgttgattttttttttcaacaaaatagtggcaaactgaaaattaaatgctacgtggttttgttctttcacaGATTTCCCCATAAACAACACTCAgtcctccctgccagccccaatGCAAGGCAGAATCATTTCACTGGTATCCAAGTACTTCAGggtttgggttgttttgttgtgtttttctctctcgtatgtgtgtgtgcacgtgctAACGGCAGGAGCCGGGGACTCACTGTGGGTGCATCTTGTAGAGGGAGCCATCGACCCCCACGGTGGTGCGGAGGCGGCCGACCCCTTTGTTGTCCCGCAGCTGGTTGAGGATGGCGCCCAGCGTGGAGGCCACCAGGTTGGCCGAGCGGAAGGACACGATGGTGCAGACGTGCTGGACCGCCACGCAGTCCTCGTGGGACGGCTCCACCCCCAGGCGGGTTAGGATTTCTTTGGCTTTATTCAAACCTTCTTTGCTCCTACAAAGAGAGGGAGGTAAAGGAACTCCTTAGAGGGGGGAGGCTATAAAACATAGGATTTAGGGACATCCAAGCACATATGGCCCTGCATGGGGTTTGAGAAAGggattaggaagaaaatttctTAGAGACCTGGAATGGGAGGCTTTATGAGGcttaaaacaaaatgctctAAATACTCATTCATTCACAGATAGAAATATCTGTCCATTAAAGCCTGGTGCAAACATGCCACCTCCAAAATATACTATTTCAGCTATCGCAGCAGCCACCCTCTGGCTGGGATTCCTCCATCTGTACTCAGCATCCTGCCTTCTTCACGTTCCCTTCCCTCTGGGCAACAGTTTATCATGTCCCTGGAAACCTATCAAACAATAACCACGTGCACTTCTCTCTCCAACAGCGCAGGTCTCAGCTGCGCTAGGTGGTGAGACCAAGTCGTGTACCCAGAGAGTTTCCTGTGCCCCAAAAGCACAGGCACAAAGCTTGGGActggccctgccctgctgtaCTGGGGCATCTCCCAGGAGTGGATCCTGTGACAGCTCCTTCTGCACACCCCAAGGAAGTCAGCAGTGGCTCCTCCAAGAATTTTAACAGACCTGGaggaattaaatgttttttaatcacCCTGATGCTTTAAACTTTAAGCAGCTTCTCCTCTCTGGAGCAGGAAGCACCAGCCCCACAATTCAGCACAGACCCGAGTGTGCAGCTAATCCTGCTCCCAGGTCTCAGTAAATTAAGCtcattatgaaaaacaaaaccccgaGTAAGGGTTGCCAAAGTGATTTCATCCTCACGGCCCTCTTTTCAGGCTTTTACAGCCTCCCTGACTT harbors:
- the LOC137859600 gene encoding hexokinase-1; its protein translation is MIAAQLLAYYFTELKEDQVKKIDKYLYAMRLSDETLIDIMARFRREMKNGLSRDFNPTATVKMLPTFVRSIPDGSEKGDFIALDLGGSYFRILRVKVSHEKKQTVQMESEIYNTPEDIMHGSGTRLFDHVAECLGDFMEKQQIKDKKLPVGFTFSFPCRQSKLDEGVLITWTKRFKASGVEGADVVKLLNKAIKKRGDYDADIMAVVNDTVGTMMTCGFDDQRCEVGLIIGTGTNACYMEEMRHIDLVEGDEGRMCINTEWGAFGDDGSLEDIRTEFDREIDRGSLNPGKQLFEKMVSGLYMGELVRLILVKMAKEGLLFEGRITPELLTKGKFETKHVSAIEKSKEGLNKAKEILTRLGVEPSHEDCVAVQHVCTIVSFRSANLVASTLGAILNQLRDNKGVGRLRTTVGVDGSLYKMHPQYARRLHKTTRRLVPDSDVRFLLSESGSGKGAAMVTAVAYRLSEQHRLIDETLAEFKLTHEQLLQVKKRMRTEMEAGLKKKSHETAKVKMLPTFVRSTPDGTENGDFLALDLGGTNFRVLLVKIRSGKRRTVEMHNKIYAIPIEVMQGTGEELFDHIVTCISDFLDYMGIKGARLPLGFTFSFPCKQTSLDAGILLNWTKGFKATDCEGEDVVYLLREGIKRREEFDLDVVAVVNDTVGTMMTCAYEDPNCEIGLIVGTGSNACYMEEMRNIEMVDGEQGRMCVNMEWGAFGDNGCLDDIRTIYDKAVDDFSLNAGKQRYEKMISGMYLGEIVRNILIDFTKRGFLFRGQISETLKTRHIFETKFLSQIESDRLALLQVRTILQQLGLNSTCDDSIIVKTVCGAVSKRAAQLCGAGMAAVVDKIRENRGLEHLEITVGVDGTLYKLHPHFSRIMHQTVKDLAPKCDVTFLLSEDGSGKGAALITAVGCRLRDAEQN